The Rhopalosiphum maidis isolate BTI-1 chromosome 1, ASM367621v3, whole genome shotgun sequence genome has a segment encoding these proteins:
- the LOC113548874 gene encoding uncharacterized protein LOC113548874, whose amino-acid sequence MNRSKVKQICTNSIEHFKDLKNCYLCDTINLTHEHSNIMLPLLKTINQWETKRPDQMKSIQFLCFVCNYNSKHFKKWKMHIMSKEHIDKCHILNKVCSYFCKACKTLFYGPEKLIQQHQKNVHGGQNNLSGISILMSELMSCLNSHSMHIYFCAQCNIVSEKPIHISAEYHKNQTLYDCKYCNATFLCNKKQLNFHEASVEHLTFKCIYSIKKAIEVNSLKLQKQDTITKTTHDSRTQIKSLKLPLIILDRFQITSESMAKCNFCNVNVNWSIQGIVKHISLCLNKGNLAPEIHEMLITAYDCKVCNFYTNLFFNYKLHVISPKHLTSCHAGDDFYSYFCTICNLYIYGSKIQINNHLKKKHKTKITDLPFLSKVLKDNYKYISNHSGSDFIDYYSDQQSCEKDFFPVQCNACKISFCMSNYEYKLHEISSEHVILKYFTPKNPSLIMKHNFKYEHLQTTSTTNANFIKYKEALNNKCLSSTKTDNSNLEEISLNKGCTNIKKKKLPVSSTVLENNKLFKNCYEGKSHSAISSTNTNPNIQQNVYMIDDDDDDNAMSMADLNSTEEIILTDHGALNNVNVSMSSDDLTQKNIIYNKFENKVISQELLLENFKSIDHTKKQKNIQPTKSQSNIKTPYKQLHPTDADQAYGQYVIERLRNIHNLSIKNDIKIEIDALFCTYKL is encoded by the exons ATGAATAGATCtaaagtaaaacaaatttgtaCAAACagtattgaacattttaaagatttgaaaaattgttatttgtgtGATACTATAAATCTAACTCATGAACATAGCAATATAATGTtaccattattaaaaactatcaatCAATGGGAAACTAAAAGACCAGATCAAATGAAAAGTATTCAATTCTTATGTTTTGTTTGCAATTATaattctaaacattttaaaaaatggaaaatgcaCATTATGTCAAAAGAGCACATAGACAAATgccacattttaaataaagtgtgTTCATATTTCTGTAAAGCttgtaaaacattattctATGGCCCAGAAAAGCTTATACAACAACACCAAAAGAATGTGCATGGTggccaaaataatttatctggtatatcaatattaatgtcTGAATTAATGAGTTGTTTGAATAGTCATTCAatgcacatttatttttgtgccCAATGTAATATCGTTTCAGAAAAACCAATTCATATTTCTGcggaatatcataaaaatcaaacattgtatgattgtaaatattgtaacgccacatttttatgtaataaaaaacaattaaattttcatgaaGCAAGTGTAgaacatttaacatttaaatgtatttattcaataaagaaAGCTATTGaagtaaatagtttaaaactacaaaagcaagacacaataacaaaaactacACATGATTCTCgtacacaaataaaatcattaaaattaccattaattatattggatAGATTTCAGATAACTTCAGAATCAATggcaaaatgtaatttttgtaatgttaATGTTAACTGGAGTATTCAGGGAATAGTCAAACATAtaagtttatgtttaaataaaggtAATTTGGCACCAGAAATACACGAAATGTTGATTACAGCTTATGATTGTaaagtatgtaatttttatacaaatttgttttttaactataagcTTCATGTCATTTCACCTAAACATCTCACAAGTTGTCATGCAGGTGATGATttctattcatatttttgtactatttgcaatttatacatttatggttccaaaattcaaattaacaatcatttgaaaaaaaaacataaaacaaaaattactgACTTGCCTTTCTTATCTAAagttttaaaagataattataaatacataagcaATCATTCTGGGTCTGACTTTATAGACTATTACAGTGATCAACAATCCTgcgaaaaagatttttttccgGTTCAATGTAATGCGTGTAAAATTTCTTTCTGCATgagtaattatgaatataaattgcaTGAGATTTCTAGTGAAcatgtcattttaaaatattttacaccaaAAAATCCTTCTTTAATtatgaaacataattttaaatatgaacatttacaAACAACATCTACTACAAatgcaaattttattaaatacaaagaagctttaaataataaatgtttgtctTCAACTAAAACTGATAATAGCAACTTAGAAGAAATTTCTTTGAataaag gttgcacaaatattaaaaaaaaaaaattgccagTGAGCAGTACCGttttagaaaacaataaactgttcaaaaattgttatgaaGGCAAATCACATTCAGCAATTTCATCTACTAATACCAATCCTAACATACAACAAAAT gtatacatgattgatgatgatgatgatgacaaTGCCATGAGTATGGCAGATTTAAATTCTACTgaggaaattattttaacagatCATGGAGCCTTgaataatgtaaatgtatCAATGAGTTCTGATGATCTGACCcagaaaaatata atatataataaatttgaaaataaagtgATAAGTCAAGAATtacttttagaaaattttaaaagtattgatCATAccaagaaacaaaaaaatattcagccTACCAAATCACAGTCCAATATTAAGACACCGTACAAGCAACTACACCCAACAGACGCAGATCAAGCATATGGGCAGTATGTTATAGAAAGACTTAgaaatatacacaatttatctattaaaaatgatataaaaattgaaatagatGCTCTATTTTGtacctataagttataa